GAGAGACGATGAAAGACAATAATGTCGTCTTCGTCTCTCTTAAAATGCAATGATGTTTGTACGTATACGGACATACAccaatacattaaataagaattcatttctcaatgttgGTGACAGTGACGCAGGAATTTTCTCGTCGGTCCTGTCGAActccgtaaagttagccggaccactttgatttttttataattaaaattaactaatcgtttggaAATCGTGTGGAAATGatcagaaatttaattaaaacgtttggagaatttttattttttttatgggaGAGGAGCAGAGCCCCGCTCCTAATCGTGCAATGTCTAATCGTGCAGTGTCCAATCGTGCTGTGTTcaattgttttcaatttttgacgCAAAACGAGGATTGTAGTGTGATGAGATATATCTTTAAGTTTGATTTTCTAGAAAACTATCACTTGTATGGTAAAAATGAATAGaacataaaatgcatatttcggAGAGATctacaacttttgtttaaaacatttttctaaattttcagtatttgataaaataaaaccaaaagacgtcattttttaacgattttttatgattttcaccatgaaaatgaaattgtcGGTaacttttactattattttcgtAATCAGCATcaaaatacgtaaatatacGTGATGACAGCAAAATCGGGGGTTTGAGCTTTTCGGAATTCCATCCGCTGTCTGCTTTCTGCTTTTCTGCCAAAGTGTGAATGagccttaaaagaatttggaattttaccgcacatgatttttttcatgtttcggataaactatggaccTCCAAACGTTGtgaagaatttattcgtgagcacctaacgattctgcatcgaataaactcttgtttaactccattggacgaaaaataaaaatgtttggcAAACTAtacatcgaaattttaattatttaattaaaaaaaagcgatGAACCTctaaacgttttaattagatttctGATCATCTCCATACGATTTCtaaacgattagttaattttaattataaaaaaatcaaagtggttcgACTAACTTTACGAAGCTGTCCTGTCGactcttaataattatacaaaataatacgcGCATGCATGTCTCTCTGACAACAGCAGCAGACGATGTTAATAAGCGGCAAAAAAGTAGACACTTAAGATGACGGCTTTCGTCAGTGATTTGGCTAGCCCCCCACTACCGATACATTCCCTCCCTTTGACTATGATTGCGTTCCgatattcactgccagtactgaaaatctatagtgtacgtgacgtaaattatagattttcagtactgGCAGTTAATATCGGAACGCAGCCTATATTAGAAACCCTCTAATAAGAATCTCGCCATAAGGCAATCTGGGCAAAATtttgcgagagagaaagatatatattcactattcttttctctcttaccTAACTAAACCCTAACCTCTTTTAACGCGCTGACCGCTGATGTTATAATGTTTGTGATAGTAGTTTATGTTTTCTCATTagatacacaaatattatatttcttaggTTTTCATAATGCTTGTGATAACAGTTTGTTTTCtcatgaaaataaagcaatttattatttcatgttttatgtgtttattttttttatttttattttatttcgttaaatttttatgcaattaataaggattaaatttaattaaagattttatttaattactaaaaattaaatataaacagttttttattatatatattattttaatgtttaatataaaaagattataatatttagttctaaaacgtttattttttatttatgttactgaaatataatgtttatgctAATAGTAAGATTAATATGATTCAAATATGAACGGGAATTGCCCAGATATAGAGGACCAATCAAAAGTGGATATCTTATGGCAAGACTCTTATTAGAGGGTCTCTAATACTTATATAGTCAAAGCTCCttcctgtttctttttactctttgccACCCATACATTccctcctgtttctttttactctttgatATTTAGCAGACAAAATACAATATGCTGCTGCAGTCGCCATATTAGGTACCGCACCAATCAAAAAGACGGACGCAGTTGGCGTTTCTCTGTTATTTAGGACTCTAATCTAGTGTATGCATATGAAAATTTCATCGGGGAGATTCTTCATTGGTTGTCGATTTGGAGGGTAGAATTTCTACGCTATCATTAAGCAAGAGCAACAGATGAGTGATTTAACACGAGCACGTGTTTAATTTCTGAACGCCTTTCCGAAATATTCTGTCTGCCTCTAAATCATTTTGTTTCTCAACAAAATGAAGCTCTTCGAGGATCCCATTTTTAAAGCAAAGTACATGAAAAACAAACTCCGTGTAAAACGATGGGAAAGtgattttatggaaaaatatggACGCAAACCTAGCAAAGTATGTTGTTTCTCGCTTTTTGTTCTCAATTGATGTTACATAGCGGCTGTTTAATTTCTATCTTTCATTTACAGTCATGTCAGTcgtatattaagtaaatagaaaaaaatttagaattatattcagTTTTAAAAGTAGGCAGTAGCCTAGACACAAGTTcagtacttaaaaaaattttgaatttttatatacgttgtgtattattaataatattttgtactatATTAATGATGTAACATATGTTCCTGTATTGTATTTACATTGatgcattttttatgcatgtattttatttggttttttttttggcaACTTTTAGAATGACATAAAAGAAGCAGATATATCTATCAAAGAAgcatataagatatattggaaattaaaaacCAGTGCGCTTCAGGAAACTCTTACGGATATTACTTTCTGTGATGATACAGAAGACAATATTACTAACAATTTGTTGCAAAAATCAATAAACGATCTGGATAAGATTCCaagttcaaaaaaaaaatacaaaagatacAGAAAACATAGATTCACATGATGATAAATGTTTTACAGAGATTGAGTGCTCTTTCAATCAGTCTAATACATCGATAAATGTTGAAGGAATCTGGGGAGACAATTTGAACAAGAACAAGGAACAAATGCCAAAGAGAAAGCAAACCCTATTGATTGGTAAAAGTTCGTCTTTtcaattatctaaaaataagtttGAAAGTTCAACCTTTACTAAACGAAATCCGAGGAAATCATTGTCATCAACTAAAATCAGgaacaaaattgaaaacaatacTAACTCAAACATTGATCAGACAGCTGTGAGCGGCAAAAATAGCTTTGACACAACAGTTAATGAGATGAAGTCCATGTTTGAtgaatcgataaaattaacatttgaaGAAAACAAACCTGACATTCAACATTCCATCAATACCATCCAACAATTAGCAAATGGCCATATAACTTGTGTGAATCGTAATTTAAATGGCGGCTGGCTTGATCGATGCACAAAGGAAAGTAATTTGAACATGGAAACCATCAATTTACAGAGATTTTCTGACACAAACGATTCTGGAGTGGAATTAATGGAATCTAGCATTCACTCCCCAAAGTCATACTCTGTTACAGCGTTCCAAGTCTCTGATGAAGATTTTATATGCAACAGTGATTCCGAAGACGAGGGCAGGAAGAAACGtatcagaaattttaaaaagctgACCAGTCAAGATGATAGTCATCCCAAAAAACGAcaatgcattaaaattaatttcgattcCACGATTATTCAGTCTAACGATATAATCGATAACGATACATTCAAGCAGACTTGTCATGTTAATGCAAGTtctaatttaatcttaaaaaataaatatagtgaAAATGCAGCTAATgacaatattaatacatttaagtTAACTAATGATATTAAAACCAGTCTCAATATATTGAATGAATCAATTAAGATTGAAAACAATATAGTTCCTTTAAGTTCAAACGTCGAATCGAATGTTATCAATAACGACAAAGAgatatctgaaaatatttgtcagaCTGAAACTAGTCAAACAAAAAGTCAATTTAAAACGACAGATATTCCTAAGTCAACTGATCTTACAAATCAGCAAGACACTTTGATATCTGATGAAAAACGAGTAAGACAAGCTACGTCATGTCGAAGAGCGAAACAAGTATTGCTTGATTCCAATCCTAATTATGtagaagagaaaattaaaaagacaaaAGTGAAAACGAGTAGTGGTCGAGTACGAACAGTCCGTTAAAAAATCTACAAGTCagccaaataaaaaaaaagaacaatgaagaaaaatgcgatgtgagaaaaagaagaaaagatgaAAATTCAGGGAAGAATAATGAGCAAAGTTCAGGCTTGGAAACATATGAGTTTCCAGCGTACGACatgaaaatattgcaaacGATTCCTCGCTTTGCAATAAAGCCGACGGAGAGTAGCGATCTTGTCGCGCAACTTTCCGAATCATTTCGTATTGACGCGTTAGAAGGAGATATTTCGAAAGACATACTTTCAAAAGCAAGTACTAAGCCGATGGAAAAGCTGAAGAAGAAAATGGATACCGGGACGATGAACGATAATTTCGTCAGGATAAATTTGAAGAAGAAGGTGTTTGTGCGAGGCAAGAAGAACttcaatttattcaagtaTAAGAGGAATCAGTGGAAACATAGGAAGAAGTTAACATCCAGTTTGGATGCAGCTGATTTGATCGACAAAAATGGCACGACGTGTTTCAAGTGCGGTGAATTTGGGCATTTTTCTAAACGTTGCACAACTTCCAGGAACGCTACTCTTCTACCTTTGAATGAGATCGACGAATTTAGTTCGAATTTTCTGACTCTGGAGGAAACTGAGAAGATGGCCAGTGAGAATATGCAAGGATCATCTTATTCTGTTATGAAGATTTCATGTTCTTTGCAAcacgaagaagaaaaagaagacatGGCAAAGTTAGTCGATGACGACTTTGCAGACGTCAGTAAGAAAGATACATTAATTTTCCAGCATAAAATACCACAGGAATTATTGTCCCGATTATTACCGCCTGAAAGAGAAATAGTTGATCCCCTATATTCTGTGAACGAAAAAGATAATCTTATCAAAACCCGACGGAAGTCTTCGAGGCGCTACACGTGTTTggtcataaaaattttagattcgGTCAAGAGAAGACAATAATGAGGATTTTATCTGGCCAGTCTACTCTAGTGATGCTATCGACGGGCTCTGGGAAATCTTTATGTTACCAATTACCAGCGTATCTGTATTCCCAGCATTCCCGCTGTATTACTCTAGTAATTTCGCCATTGGTATCCTTGATGGACGATCAAATAACGAGCATGCCCAAAGTTTTGTCCGCTGCATGTTTGCATACCAATCAGACACCGAAGATAAGAGAGCAGGTGATGCAATCGGTGAGGGATGGTAAAGTAAATGTTCTTTTGGTGTCACCGGAAGCAGTGGTGGCTGGTGAAAAATCCACCGGTTTTGGCGCCCTCCTCAAACAGCTACCGCCGATTGCGTTTGCCTGCATCGACGAGGTCCACTGTATCTCCCAATGGTCGCACAATTTTCGACCGTCCTATCTGATGATCTGCCGAGTGCTTAAGGAGAAGCTACGTGTGAAGACGATATTGGGACTCACGGCGACTGTCACAAAGACCACTGCGGAAAGTATAGCGAAATATTTGGACCTACTTGACGACATGGTTGGCGCTATATCGGACGTGCCCTTGCCTAGGAATCTCGTCTTAACGGTGTCCAAGGATGAGAACAAGGACCAGGCGTTGATCGCATTGTTGAAGAACGACAGATTCCGCGAACTCGAATCGGTGATAGTTTACTGCATTCGTAGAGAAGAATGTGAGAGAATAGCAGCTTTATTAAGAGTATCGCTACaggtaaatattaagattttcctcattataatcaaaagttgtaaaataaataatttcttcataTCCTACTTGAGTAAAAAAACTTACgcggtttatttttttttattcgcacGAATAAATCTGTACACACAGGATTCGCGAAATCCTGAGAAGCCGAAGGCGAAAATATCTTCGATAGCGGAAGTTTACCACGCTGGTATGACAGCTCATAAACGCAAAATCGTGCAAAAGGAGTTTATGAatggcaaaattaaaattgtggtTGCTACCATTGCATTTGGAATGGGCATCAATAAATCGGACATTCGGGCTATCATTCATTACAATATGCCTGGTACCTTCGAAGGATACGTTCAAGAGGTCGGCCGTGGCGGAAGAGACAGTATCACAGCACATTGTCATTTATTCTTGAATCCTGCGGTATCgtatttgtttgaaatttcaaaattactcTCTCTAGAAAAATCTCTAAATATCTCTCATTCATCTTTAATTCTCTGCTTTATTAatctaatgtattattattcctAAAACATATAGCAAAATAGTGATAAATGGGAATTGCGCAGACACATATGTGCGAACGGTGTTGATAGACATACGATCAGACATCTACTCCAAAAAATCTTCATTCCTTGCTCTTGCAAAAAAATCAATGGAGAAAATTCCAATCGGAAGTGTCCTGGTCACGAAGTCGCCCTTCCAGTCGATGAAATCGTTCAAGATCTTGATATTACGCAAGAAATAATTTCgacattattatgttatttggAACTACAcccaaaaagttttattaccGTGTTGTCGTCTGTATATGTTCGGGCGCGAATTTCCAGTTACAATGGACCACAAGCACTTAAACGAGCAGCGCAATctgtaagattttatttaaattatcagtaatattttatcgatgatAGTAAAGAGTAGTCTCTCTTTTTGTTGTGGAAAAAAAGGTATACTTTTATAAGAGTAGTAACATAGTATCAGataacaaaaacaaattaagaaaaaaatattgaaaaaaaaaatatgtacgaagtgaggaaaaagtatgaaaaccctgcaaaatcttgaaaaatataaattttagaaaaatatttcagaaagttgtatggtttcgagatGAACATAAGATGGTGTCATTGATTTAACCTTCAATCGTTTCTTGAAGGTCactttcaatttcttaaatggaacaccctatttttaattgcatattcttaGGGAGACTTCACACCTTGGCAGAAAAGCAGTAAGTATTCAAAACTTGCATTGATAGTAGTAATACAATGGAAAAGTTTTTGTTGTACTGCTTACTTCCAATACGAGTTCTAATTGGCTTTTGCTTTTCTGCTTTTCCGCCAAGGTCTGAATCCAGCCTTATAGCTTATCTCGAAagttttccaaaacactataaaacTTCTTTTGGTTAAGCATGAAATTCCTGAGATATTTTAAGGTCatgatactttttaaaatatgaaataaatgaaaaaaatgaatagatctTGCCTTAAATGGCCGAATCCTTCCTTGATCTTGCCttagattctttttctgtaaaatatatttttcgagatttttccattttccatactttttcctcaccctgtataaacgagaaaaaagaatgaatttgtataaataaattcggaGAAGTTCGTACAATTGCGTAAAATGgaggaaattaataaatcagaCAATCGAGCGCTAAAGTTCCTtctaagtaataaattaataagaaaaatcattatttttgaaacaattttgattttagtCCCTACCACTTGCAATGGCGATAGCGTTAGACATGCAGAAAGGAATTTCGCACGAGGACAGCAACATAATAGAATTTTCTGTGATCGACATTGCATCGGCCATCGGTTGGGATAGTGGAGTAGTAAAGAGCCATCTTAAAACATTGGAATGGACGACAGGAGGTAAATATTCCACCaagtttttgagaaatatgtttAACTTCTTTTTGGAATGTGCTTCATGTATGTGACGGAGAACGTATTTCACAGTTGATGAGAAGATGAAACGCTCAGCTATATCGGTGCAATACGATAAACTCGGTTTACGAGTGAAAGCACCAGGTGATCTGACCGACATGGAATTGGACGAGGCTCTTGACGCATTAATCGCTCGTACTCGCTCCCAGGAATCTTTGCGTTTGCAGCAGCTCGAGCTTATATCTTTCGCCTTTGATAAGATCAACGTACCGACAATTAAGCATTGTTCGACCTTAGACGACGATGTCATGAGAAGATCAGAGaagctaaaaaatattatcagacaatattttcaatcgGATTCTCTTTTAAACGATGTTGATATCGGTTTTCAGGTATGTTCGTTAATGTGAAATCTATTTGGAATCTTTCATTGTTAAAGTATGaagaatatatctttattcacTTGTTTTATACAGGATAAGGTGACGAATGAGGAGTACATCGCTGCCGATGTGCGCAATTTGATAATACGTTATAGAGATACGAAATTCACTGGCCGCGCTGTAGCTCGCATCTTTCAAGGAATACAAAGTCCGAATTATCCCGCACTAATTTGGAGCAAGTGTCGATTTTGGAGGACACATCTCGCTGCAGATTTCAACGTCATTTGTAAAATCGCAACCAGAGAAATTCTAGCATTACGATAATGAAATTAGTTAATagttaatagtaatatattattgaataataatattaattaaattctttctttatttttattatctcaacttttatcgaaataaattttcaataatgcaataaaattgagaaatgtgaaaaattattagtggaaaaaggattatttctctttaaaaatctCAACGTATGTATTCGATTTGACGTTAATCCATCGAAGTTTATCAGAAGaataattgtgtaataaaatgcACATTAAAGAAATAACGTAGTaacttgttttatatttgaaaatatcatgtaaaagcattttaatggaaaaaaatatgcattttatgaGATACAaagtacatttaaaattactgtagcaattaattttacacttGTTAAATCtcgataaagaattttaatataaacttttctagattgtaatattaaacaagaaataatgtaaaatgtttttctgtttggtgtattataatgttttcaattcttaaaaaagaaatatcgattACTCTTAAAAATACAAGATGTGGAACTTTACAAAGAAATAGATTAGCCACTTGCGTCGTTATAATCTCCCTCCTCCCTTCAcctatgaagaaaaatataacaaatataaaaaatataatagttacaatgtatataactgttgtatataaaatataacagatttttataaatcgtcAAAAAGATGTTATCGTGACTATCGTGatcatttttaaaactctGCGACGCTTATCACTTGATCATCAACCCAGGTTCACGTTACTACTCTCTTCATGTAGTTGCACTGACGCAGAAATTTGTGCATCCGAATTTGATGCATTTTACCAACACGATTCATGCAGGTCTCGTTCTGACAGAGAGCGCAGAACTCGGCAGAGATGTCGTGAAACGGTGAACGAAAATATACGTTGGCGTTCTTCAGGGTTTTGTTTTTGTGATGTGCCCATACATGCAGAATTACCTTAATGTGGAAACAGCATGAAAAATCAGCCTTGACGGCTATGTTTACGGAGaagtaaacatttttcaaaacatttcgACGGATTTACAATACCTCAAAAAGCATTAATAAGGCAAGGAACCAGCGGAAATAGATGATGGCCGGTAAGAACAGACAGATGGGATTTATCTGGCCAAAGGAGGCACCCGCTGGAACTGGCTCTAGCTCTGTTAAATGACGTTTTTTCGaagatttttcctttaccTCCTTCGGTATCTGCAAGAAATGAAttgtttattgcaataaaacaaTACTGGAAGCAACTTTACTGACTTCAATGACTTTTGAAATGATTAAAGTCATAATTTATAGCACTGAGCAAAAATTTAggttttaatcattaattatttataaaaaaaagtatagaaatAAAGTTAGTCATAGCCTGATGCTTCAAATGTAAAAAGTCTAATGTATAGTACCGTATAAATTCTTCACGAAATCAAGATCTATTGTTTTGAAGCAGTGGATGATGGGTGATATAGGGTGGATTTCCATCGTtacataataaacattttgtgttttgttttttcatgttttctaTTACAACATTGTTTACATTACTGACTCTTTTATGGGATTATCTCAtagataaagtatattttcgtatataCGTCCATTTCCGTTGAAGATTGAAAAGATTGGAATAAATTacttaaacatatataaaaatatagtgatCATCTTGATGTTGTAATGAAGAACAAAGAAATGGGTCATAAAATGTTCGTTGTGTAAGTACAGTCCCTAACAgcacatgttcaaaagatgtttataagaaattCATAGGATGTTAAAACATGCTTTAACATTCTATGGTTctcttataaacattttttgaacATATGTGCTGTTAGGGGTGGAACATTTGAATATctcgaatagaaaaaaaagaagactccttaaagaaaaaaaaaaagaaaaaaatgcaatttcagTTTTTCGGTGCATCATGTAgtatttacgaaaaaaataagtcaTAAAAAGTCAATATTGTTATACCATTCAACTTTTGTACGtacaatttctttcttttttgaatAGAGACGAATGCTCTAATAAAATTGGTGCCAATTGCATGATGCACcctgcatatacatatatttaacctGCGAATACACTGTGTACAAACATTATATGATAGCTATCTTATTTTGcgaatttacataaataattaatttcataacagtattaattaatttatttttacgatcgattaaaaatataataaaacaagaaatattgGTTAGAGTTTCAAAAgtcagaaaatttaaaaataaattttttttaataagaaacttATTAACAAAAGATGATATCAAACTATATTATAGTTATCAAGAGCTAAGAACATCGATCGAGCTCGGTGAAATTCGTTTCGTCTTTTTACCAACCATAGGTTGGCAATAGTCGGGAGTAAAAAGAGGAGACACAGACGCGGAAAATATTCTTCCAAGTACCTGAAATGGCACTCTCCTAAGATGATGACCTCTGACCATCCTGTTGTCTATGAGGCTGACTTCCGGCTCTCCAGTCTCCGCGTCATTCATCGCCATCGAGTCGATTGATGATTGACGGATGTCACAATCAACGAACGGGTGGATCAAATCCTCACCAGTTTCTTCATCTACATATATCCGATTCTCCATATCGATTCCTCGTTCACgcattcaataaaaaaaattggtcGTGTTAAAAGTGTTCGCCTGTCGATTGTTGGGTCTTCGGGGTCACGTTTCCCGGATGTCTACTTTGCACGCGTTATGCAAATCGCGGACCACTCTGGTGGGGAGTAGATTCCTAAGTTAAGATTGAAAAACAATCTGCAACAACGATATTTTGATTTCATAGTATTGATTCTAGAACACAAAATTAACATTtgttaatgtaataatgtaatgtatagTGTCAtaaatacatagatatatatttccgaTATTAGATTTTCAAGAACAAACATTTTGCatgttttgcaaatttattatatgataattgatTGCGTTATAGATTatttcttcatatatatatcaaaaatccaaatgagaatataattcacaaATGCTCATTCAAGCACACATAAAAAGTGgtaatcgataataaatccaaTAAACAAGAAAGCATTCacacaatattattacttatatttttaatgtatacaataaaaataatatattgttgcaAATAATGATGcgctaataatattttataacattttacagtaatgctttaataataatttttagtctttttaatgttacagatagcataaataattattctacgtgtgattaagtaaaaaataaaatataacaataaaataattaaaaaataatataaaaaaatagttaaattttaataaataaatttaatttatatggaaattttaattttttgcttcaaatagataataaatggACAATTTCTCATTCATCCATTTAGTTTCAAACAATTAGttaatattctgaattttcGGTTCTGTATCAGAAATTGCTGATGATGAGCAATTACTAGCCTTTTGATTTTAGTAGCTATACTTTGCATTGTATTCATTGATgataaaaacttgaatacatgaaaatttgaaacaatatatGTCACATAGCgatgaaagaattaatatctaatgttagaaataattatattattattattattatacttatataattatatcatattacatAAACGTTAGGCTGATattatacagtcggacctcttatcctacgacgctcttatgctacgaaacctcttatcctacgacaaaaaatcctttcatgctacgaccgcgaaaggggaattatactcccactcttaaatttttatcgtaggatcagaggtttaaggggaagattccagaccgaaaatgtcgtaggataagaggtccgactgtaatatatttgtcatacgcatcatgattaaaaaagcaatatatttacaacaatatattgtttttttatttcaataaacaaattttgaacTGATTGATTATAtgtgcattttataaatattcttattataataagaatgtttataaaatgttaataaaaacattcttATATAGcaagaatgttttttttataaatgtttacaaaatgttatctaataaatatctaatataaaactatcaattatttacaaaaagtttatgtttaaaaagaatattattccaAATATTTGTGGCTGATATATTTATCGTACGACaataagtaagaaaaaaatatatacatatacacagcGTGTcccattttttaaacatcttttaaatcaaaaatttagGAACAAATGGTTAGGCCGTGGTGGACCTATTCAATGGCCTCCTCGATTTCCAGATTTGACACCATTGGATTTTTTTTGTGTGGATATGTGAAGGACAAAGTTATGTTTGAACAGCCGACGACAAAAGAAAATAGGTATGAAGCAAAGGATACGCGATGCTTGCGCGTCAGTAActgaaatgttattaaatgttaGAAATAGTTTCTTGATTCGAATAAATGTTTACAACTCCATGGTAGGCAGTtcgaacatttaataaattaaataagtcagaataaagtattgtttttttttatttt
Above is a genomic segment from Anoplolepis gracilipes chromosome 3, ASM4749672v1, whole genome shotgun sequence containing:
- the LOC140664051 gene encoding LOW QUALITY PROTEIN: ATP-dependent DNA helicase Q4-like (The sequence of the model RefSeq protein was modified relative to this genomic sequence to represent the inferred CDS: inserted 3 bases in 2 codons; deleted 2 bases in 2 codons) yields the protein MKLFEDPIFKAKYMKNKLRVKRWESDFMEKYGRKPSKNDIKEADISIKEAYKIYWKLKTSALQETLTDITFCDDTEDNITNNLLQKSINDLDKIPSSKKKTKDTENIDSHDDKCFTEIECSFNQSNTSINVEGIWGDNLNKNKEQMPKRKQTLLIGKSSSFQLSKNKFESSTFTKRNPRKSLSSTKIRNKIENNTNSNIDQTAVSGKNSFDTTVNEMKSMFDESIKLTFEENKPDIQHSINTIQQLANGHITCVNRNLNGGWLDRCTKESNLNMETINLQRFSDTNDSGVELMESSIHSPKSYSVTAFQVSDEDFICNSDSEDEGRKKRIRNFKKLTSQDDSHPKKRQCIKINFDSTIIQSNDIIDNDTFKQTCHVNASSNLILKNKYSENAANDNINTFKLTNDIKTSLNILNESIKIENNIVPLSSNVESNVINNDKEISENICQTETSQTKSQFKTTDIPKSTDLTNQQDTLISDEKRVRQATSCRRAKQVLLDSNPNYVEEKIKKTKVKRVVVEYEQSVKKSTSQPNKKKEXNEEKCDVRKRRKDENSGKNNEQSSGLETYEFPAYDMKILQTIPRFAIKPTESSDLVAQLSESFRIDALEGDISKDILSKASTKPMEKLKKKMDTGTMNDNFVRINLKKKVFVRGKKNFNLFKYKRNQWKHRKKLTSSLDAADLIDKNGTTCFKCGEFGHFSKRCTTSRNATLLPLNEIDEFSSNFLTLEETEKMASENMQGSSYSVMKISCSLQHEEEKEDMAKLVDDDFADVSKKDTLIFQHKIPQELLSRLLPPEREIVDPLYSVNEKDNLIKXPTEVFEALHVFGHKNFRFGQEKTIMRILSGQSTLVMLSTGSGKSLCYQLPAYLYSQHSRCITLVISPLVSLMDDQITSMPKVLSAACLHTNQTPKIREQVMQSVRDGKVNVLLVSPEAVVAGEKSTGFGALLKQLPPIAFACIDEVHCISQWSHNFRPSYLMICRVLKEKLRVKTILGLTATVTKTTAESIAKYLDLLDDMVGAISDVPLPRNLVLTVSKDENKDQALIALLKNDRFRELESVIVYCIRREECERIAALLRVSLQDSRNPEKPKAKISSIAEVYHAGMTAHKRKIVQKEFMNGKIKIVVATIAFGMGINKSDIRAIIHYNMPGTFEGYVQEVGRGGRDSITAHCHLFLNPAQNSDKWELRRHICANGVDRHTIRHLLQKIFIPCSCKKINGENSNRKCPGHEVALPVDEIVQDLDITQEIISTLLCYLELHPKSFITVLSSVYVRARISSYNGPQALKRAAQSSLPLAMAIALDMQKGISHEDSNIIEFSVIDIASAIGWDSGVVKSHLKTLEWTTGVDEKMKRSAISVQYDKLGLRVKAPGDLTDMELDEALDALIARTRSQESLRLQQLELISFAFDKINVPTIKHCSTLDDDVMRRSEKLKNIIRQYFQSDSLLNDVDIGFQDKVTNEEYIAADVRNLIIRYRDTKFTGRAVARIFQGIQSPNYPALIWSKCRFWRTHLAADFNVICKIATREILALR
- the LOC140664070 gene encoding uncharacterized protein, whose protein sequence is MRERGIDMENRIYVDEETGEDLIHPFVDCDIRQSSIDSMAMNDAETGEPEVSLIDNRMVRGHHLRRVPFQIPKEVKEKSSKKRHLTELEPVPAGASFGQINPICLFLPAIIYFRWFLALLMLFEVILHVWAHHKNKTLKNANVYFRSPFHDISAEFCALCQNETCMNRVGKMHQIRMHKFLRQCNYMKRVVT